The candidate division WOR-3 bacterium genome contains the following window.
CTTGCTACACCTCTCTCAAGAAGTTCTCTATAAACTTCAAAGGATTTTTCAAAAATATCTTGCATCTTTTTCAATAGCTCCTTTTCCTCCTCAATATCACCAAATTCACTCATCTGTTTATCTTTTTTTGATTGAACCCTTAACTTTTCTGGTAAATAATATTCATCCTTGTATTCAGTATATCTACCTGAAATTTCATTATAAGAACCCCATCTATGCCTGAACCATTGCCTTGCAACAAATATTGGACACTTCACATGAAATTTAAAAACCGAATGCTCAAAGGGGGTCATATGCTCATTTTCCATTAAATAAAATAAAAGCTTTTTATCCTTTTCTTCTCCTTTTAAACCCGAACCATAAGAAACCCTCGCAGATTGGACAACAGAATTATCACCTCCCATAAATTCAACAAGGCGTAAAAAACCTTTATCAAGAACTTTAAATTCCATTGTTAAATAGTTATTTTGCTCTATTTATTACTTCTTTTTCAATTAAAAAGGCAAAAATATGGAGTATCAATTCATGAACTTCCTGTATCCTTGGAGTTGAATTTGAAGGAACATTTATTAATACATCGCAAATCTCATGAACCGGTGGATTTTTATCTCCTGTAAGATAAATTATCTTTATTCCCATCTCCTTTGCCTTTTTACAGGCTCTGTTAACATTCTCTGATTTTCCTGATGTTGATATTGCTATTAAAGAATCACCTTCTCTTCCTAAAGCCTCTATCTGTCTTGAAAAAACATTTTCAAAACCTATGTCATTAGAAATTGCTGTAAGAGATGATGTATCAGTGGTTAGTGCAATTGCTGCAAGTCCCTTTCTTTTTTCAACCCTATATTTTCCAACAAGTTCAGCAGCAAAGTGTTGGGCTTGAGCAGCTGAACCTCCATTTCCACATATTAAAATCTTTCCACCACTTAATAGAGTTTGATTTAGAATTTTTACTGCCTCATTTATTAAGGTGGCAGAGTTTAAAATCTTTTTTTTAATTTCAATTGATTCTTCAATTTCGGATAAAATAAGGTCTATCATTTTAAAAAAAGTAATTTTAAGGATTTGAACCTCTTAAAATAAAAACCTTAAAAATTTCTCCCATGGCTTCGGGATTAATCAAGTAATTTAATTGACTGATTAGTTTAAGTCTTTCTTTACTCTCAAGAATTCTTTCATATTCAAAAATTTCCTCTAAATAATCTTTCAAAAAATCACTTAATTTTTTAATCTCAATAATTTCATAGCCTGAAAGTTCAAATTTTTTCTTTAAAAAATCAATATTTAAAGTCCTTGTTATATCCTTTTCACCCATTTCATCATAAAAATTATAGGAAACAGAATGTTTTTTAAAAGCCCTTGCTGTTCCTTTTCCTTTTTTTATAATCTCATTCAAACTTTCTGCGTAATCTAAAAAAATTAAAAAAGAATCCTTAATTTTATCTTTAATTTCCTTTAAAAAAATTATAATATCATCTGAATATTCAAAAACAGAATTATCAGGTATTTTATCCATAAAGTAATCTAAAAAATTGTCATCATACCTTCTAAGGATTTCTTTTTTATTTTCAAGGTCAACCATGATTTCAAATATTTTACCACTCATTTTAACAAATCTTCTGAAAGGAAAAGCATCTAAAACTTCTATAATTATTATAAAACCCTTAAAATTTTTTATTTCTTTTAAAGAATCAAGAAAAATTACCTCTTTTAAATTTTTAAGTCTCTCTCTTGCAACTCTTAAAAGATTTTTTGAAGGTTCATAAAAAAAATATTTAATTTTCTTCATAATTTTCAAAAAATTTTCACAGAATACTCCCTCACCACCACCTATTTCTAAAATTTCGTAAGTATTAAGTTCTTTCCCTTTTTCTTCTATGAATTTTTTAAGGGATAGAATTAAGGGTAAGGAAAAATTTGAAGGTGTTACAAAATCACCCCTTTCACCTGTCAAAAATTCTTTTTTTGTATAGAAACCTTTTTCACCATAAAGAGCTTCTTTCATAAAATCTTTAAAGGAAATTACCTTTCCTTTAATTCTCTCCATATAAAATCCTTTGCTTTTTTCAATTCAAATGATGTGAAGGAAGGACCATGCCCGGGATAAAACCTTCCTTCAAGTTCAAATAAAATTTCAAGAGTTTTCTTCAAAATTTTTTTATCCTCAACAAATAAAGAAATCCTTGGTCTTTTTAAAAAAGGGTTGGGACCAATCAGTGTGTCACCAATAAAGTAATTATTTTCTATTTTAAAAGTAACAGAACCGTATGTGTGTCCTGGTGTTTCAATTATATAAATACCATTTAAATCTTTTAAATTATCCCTTTCAAAAACTTCAAAGTCAGCAAATCTTTTTAAAAAATTTAAACTAAAATAAACTATGTTTGAATAAAAAGTGCCCTTTGATGGTGGAAGATGAATGATTTTATTTTTTACAAATTCATAATCCCTCTCATGTATAAAAATTTTTGTCCCATTTTTTTGCAAAAAGCTTGCATTTCCAATGTGATCCCAGTGACCATGTGTTATAAGTAAATAATCCAATTTTTCTTTAAGAGAATTTATTTTTCTTCTTTCAAATGGTGAACCTGAATCTATAAGTATTTTTTTTTCATTAAATTCTACTAAGTAAAAAACAGAATAAAAGGAAGAAATTCTTTTAATTTTCAATTTAAAGATCTATAAATCTTTGATGATAAATTCTTAAAAGCCCCAGGTTTACAGATTTTCTCGCAAAGGTAATAAGGAAGCCTTTAAATTTGGGAGGGTTCTTCGACAATATAACAACCTTTTCCTTGGTAAAAATATATAAAATTGTTCTATTATCTTTATTATAACTCTTAAAGAAATTAATAAGGTCTCTTCTATCCTGGGGCGAAATATTAAAAGAAACTTCCTCATAAATTGAATTACCATTTTCATCTGTCACAATAATTCCATTAACATCAGGATTTCTTAACATTTCTTTTAAATAAAAAAAACCTTTCTTACCTTTTGTTATTCCTTCCATTTGAGCTTTTTAACTATCCATCTTAATGTAACAAAATTTGTATTTTCCTTAAAAATAAGAAATTTCCATTTACCATTTCCCTTGAAACCTACTTCTGGTAAATCCTTTTCAACAATTATTTCTCTCGGTTCCCCGATGCCCCATTTTTTAAAGTAAGTTTCAACAACTGTCACAAAGGGTAAAAGTTCATCATCTTCTCTTATTTCTTCCAGCTCATCAATACCTTTCAAAAATTCAAATAACTCTTCCTTTTGCTCAGATGGTTTAATTTCTTCTTTTCTTTCAATCTCTTTTTTTTCTTCAAGTTTAATTTTAACTTCCTCAATTATCTTTTCTCCTTTCCTTTCCCTTATTTCTTTTAATTTTTCTCTCAAATAATTTACTTTTTCATTATCTTTCTGAAGTTCTGCGATTTTTATCCAAAGGGAAAGAGCTCTTTCAGATAAGGGGCTTGACCTTAAATAATCCTTCAAAAGAGTTTCAGCTTCAATAATTAAGTTGTGTTCAATATACTCCTCAACAAGTTCAAGAAGCAAGCTGGACCTCGGATCATAAAAAAGTTTTTCTTCTTTCATATTAAGAGTTTTCTCTTATCAATTTCTAAAAGTAAGGTTCTTAGAAGGGACAAAAGTCTATCAATTCTTTCCTTTAAGTCAGGAGTTGAATATTCATAAGCTTTTTCCCATGCTTTAAGTGCTCCCTGAAGGTCTCCGAATTTAACTCTTACAAAACCCATACCATAGTAACCTAAGGGGTTATGTGGATCCCTTCTTATTACCTGATAATACTCCTGTGATGCAAGTCTATAATTTTTTAAAAGAAAATATAGATCAGCAAGAAGAAGGTGAGCCATTATAAAATCAGGATAAAGGGAAAGAGCTTTACTCAAAAAAGCTTCGGCCTCTAAATATTTACCCTTTTTTATCATATCCCTTGCTTTTAAAAAAAGCTCTTCTGCCTCTCTTTTTGCTTTTTCCTCAAGAGCTTTATCCACTTCCTTAAATTCTATAATACCCCTTTCATGTAATCTTATTATCTCCTTTGCTACTTCAATAGAAGGCAATCTAAATTCTTCCATAATATCCTCAATTTTTCTCCTTCCATCTACCAAGGAAAGTATTTTCCATTCAAGAGGAGAAAGATCAAGATGAGAGGCACCTTCATTAATCCATTTTTCTGATAAAACTGGAACAAGGGAATAGGAGGGTATTTTTTTTGAAATTTCTTCCCATTCATCAAGTCTTCTTGAACTTTCAAGCAAAATATCCTGAATATCAAAAGAAAAGGGGTCGGGCAAAACTTCTCCTTCATCTTTTATTTCATCAAACCTAAATTCTCCTTTTTTCCAGGAAAGAATTTCAAACATTCTTGTTTCATTAGACATTCTTAAAATTTTTATAATTGGGGAAAGATCTTTAATTTTTTCATAGGCAATTTTTAAAATTTCTTTCTCATTAAATTTTAAATCTTCCTGTAAATCTTTCAAAAGACCTGACTGTTTTATTTTTGTATATAAGAAATCATCACCAACTATTGTTATAAGCTGTAAATTACCTCTCTTTAAAATAATCTCTGCAGAATTTTTCTCCTTTTTAAGTTCATTTATAGCTTTAATCTTACCTGTTTTTCTGTTCATAGCAAGTATCTGCAAAAAATCAATAAGGGAAAGTTCTTCAAGTTTACCTTCAATTGGCATTAAATTCTCACCTCCTTTTCAAGCATTTTTAACCATTTTAATGC
Protein-coding sequences here:
- a CDS encoding SIS domain-containing protein, which translates into the protein MIDLILSEIEESIEIKKKILNSATLINEAVKILNQTLLSGGKILICGNGGSAAQAQHFAAELVGKYRVEKRKGLAAIALTTDTSSLTAISNDIGFENVFSRQIEALGREGDSLIAISTSGKSENVNRACKKAKEMGIKIIYLTGDKNPPVHEICDVLINVPSNSTPRIQEVHELILHIFAFLIEKEVINRAK
- a CDS encoding SAM-dependent methyltransferase, with amino-acid sequence MERIKGKVISFKDFMKEALYGEKGFYTKKEFLTGERGDFVTPSNFSLPLILSLKKFIEEKGKELNTYEILEIGGGEGVFCENFLKIMKKIKYFFYEPSKNLLRVARERLKNLKEVIFLDSLKEIKNFKGFIIIIEVLDAFPFRRFVKMSGKIFEIMVDLENKKEILRRYDDNFLDYFMDKIPDNSVFEYSDDIIIFLKEIKDKIKDSFLIFLDYAESLNEIIKKGKGTARAFKKHSVSYNFYDEMGEKDITRTLNIDFLKKKFELSGYEIIEIKKLSDFLKDYLEEIFEYERILESKERLKLISQLNYLINPEAMGEIFKVFILRGSNP
- a CDS encoding DUF4388 domain-containing protein yields the protein MPIEGKLEELSLIDFLQILAMNRKTGKIKAINELKKEKNSAEIILKRGNLQLITIVGDDFLYTKIKQSGLLKDLQEDLKFNEKEILKIAYEKIKDLSPIIKILRMSNETRMFEILSWKKGEFRFDEIKDEGEVLPDPFSFDIQDILLESSRRLDEWEEISKKIPSYSLVPVLSEKWINEGASHLDLSPLEWKILSLVDGRRKIEDIMEEFRLPSIEVAKEIIRLHERGIIEFKEVDKALEEKAKREAEELFLKARDMIKKGKYLEAEAFLSKALSLYPDFIMAHLLLADLYFLLKNYRLASQEYYQVIRRDPHNPLGYYGMGFVRVKFGDLQGALKAWEKAYEYSTPDLKERIDRLLSLLRTLLLEIDKRKLLI
- the thyX gene encoding FAD-dependent thymidylate synthase; this encodes MEFKVLDKGFLRLVEFMGGDNSVVQSARVSYGSGLKGEEKDKKLLFYLMENEHMTPFEHSVFKFHVKCPIFVARQWFRHRWGSYNEISGRYTEYKDEYYLPEKLRVQSKKDKQMSEFGDIEEEKELLKKMQDIFEKSFEVYRELLERGVAREIARIVCPLSTYTQFYWTVNARSLMNFLRLRLDIHAQYEIREYAKCILEIFKEKMPWTYEAFLKYCVKNKENYPDL
- a CDS encoding MBL fold metallo-hydrolase → MKIKRISSFYSVFYLVEFNEKKILIDSGSPFERRKINSLKEKLDYLLITHGHWDHIGNASFLQKNGTKIFIHERDYEFVKNKIIHLPPSKGTFYSNIVYFSLNFLKRFADFEVFERDNLKDLNGIYIIETPGHTYGSVTFKIENNYFIGDTLIGPNPFLKRPRISLFVEDKKILKKTLEILFELEGRFYPGHGPSFTSFELKKAKDFIWRELKER